One window of Quercus robur chromosome 12, dhQueRobu3.1, whole genome shotgun sequence genomic DNA carries:
- the LOC126710145 gene encoding dehydration-responsive element-binding protein 2A-like: MGYLDQGVPMESSKKRKTRGNGLSVAETLAKLESYGDDAKRARKFSSKGPKNGCMKGKGGAENLQCNYRGVRQRTWGKWVAEICEPNRGKKLWLGTFDTADDAASANDEAARAMYAASARLNFPESVSTMSGPTPAGFEASADESTSSLVKDESTDNGQEELLAFSENELFDAAELIALLEDNLDFTDSVLDFGFDVNQLRFPDTEADLPSLVDTEGRDEPM; this comes from the coding sequence ATGGGTTATCTTGATCAAGGTGTGCCCATGGAATCTTCAAAGAAGAGGAAGACTAGAGGCAATGGATTGTCTGTGGCTGAGACATTGGCCAAGCTTGAGTCTTATGGTGATGATGCGAAACGTGCTCGTAAATTTTCCTCCAAAGGGCCAAAGAATGGGTGCATGAAAGGAAAAGGAGGGGCTGAGAATTTACAGTGTAATTACAGGGGGGTTAGGCAAAGGACCTGGGGCAAATGGGTTGCGGAGATTTGTGAACCAAATAGGGGGAAGAAGCTCTGGCTTGGGACATTTGATACTGCTGACGATGCCGCCTCTGCTAATGATGAAGCAGCAAGAGCAATGTATGCTGCCTCGGCTAGACTCAACTTTCCAGAGTCTGTTTCCACTATGTCAGGTCCTACTCCTGCGGGATTTGAGGCTTCTGCTGATGAAAGTACAAGTAGTTTGGTAAAGGATGAATCTACTGATAATGGACAGGAGGAATTGCTGGCTTTTTCTGAAAATGAGTTATTTGATGCGGCAGAACTTATAGCACTATTAGAAGATAATCTTGACTTCACAGATTCAGTACtggattttggttttgatgtGAATCAACTTAGATTCCCTGACACTGAAGCTGACTTGCCAAGTTTGGTGGACACTGAAGGAAGGGATGAGCCTATGTGA